ATACGCGATTTCACAGGCCGCCAGCTGAGCGCGATCCTGCATTCTGTGGGCATCACCGGAAACACCGTCAAGTCCGTCGGCCTGCTCGCGGAGACCTTGGGTCCCGGGGGTCTGCACCCGATTTCCGAGAACCCCGCGTGGCCCTCCGGCGTGGCCGACGACCACTCCCCCGTCGAGTTCTCCGCGGCCTTCGAGGCCGACCGGCCGCCGACCGTCCGCGCGATCGTGGAAACCAGCGCCACCAGGCCGTCCAGGTCGGCCAACGTCTCGGCCGCGCTCGCCGCGCTCGACCGGCTCCGACGCCGGGAGTCCCTCGACGCGACGCGCTTCGACGCCGTCCGCGACCTGTTCCTCCCGGAACGCCTGGAACACGATTTCGCGTTCTGGTACTCACTGGTCTTCCGGGCCGGCGCGGCACCCGCCGTGAAGGTGTACTTCAACCCTGAAGTACGCGGTCCGGAAGCGGCCGGCGGATTGGTGCGGGAAGCGCTCGGCCGAACCGGTTTCGCCGCCGGTTTCCCGGTCCTGCGCGACCACGCGGTGACCCGCTCCGGGCTCGACACGTATTCCTTCTTCGCGCTCGACCTGCTCGACCCGCGGCAGGCCCGGGTCAAGGTGTACGTCTCGCACCAGAGCGCCGGGGTAACCGAAGTCACCCGCGCGGCCAAAGCCGCCCACGGCGTCGACGTGGACAGGGTGCCCGACTTCTGCCTGCTCACCGGCGGCCGCTCGGAGGCGTTCGACGGGCGCCCGCTGATTTCCAGCTACACGTTCCTGGACGGCGACGTCGCCGCCCCCAGCGGGTATTCCCTGTACGTGCCCATCAGGGACTACGTCGCGGACGACGAGGAAGCCCGCAGGCGCGTGCTCCAGGTCATGTCGAA
This region of Saccharothrix longispora genomic DNA includes:
- a CDS encoding tryptophan dimethylallyltransferase family protein, whose product is MGITGNTVKSVGLLAETLGPGGLHPISENPAWPSGVADDHSPVEFSAAFEADRPPTVRAIVETSATRPSRSANVSAALAALDRLRRRESLDATRFDAVRDLFLPERLEHDFAFWYSLVFRAGAAPAVKVYFNPEVRGPEAAGGLVREALGRTGFAAGFPVLRDHAVTRSGLDTYSFFALDLLDPRQARVKVYVSHQSAGVTEVTRAAKAAHGVDVDRVPDFCLLTGGRSEAFDGRPLISSYTFLDGDVAAPSGYSLYVPIRDYVADDEEARRRVLQVMSKYGLDPTQFDNALRAVARRPLDEGVGLIAHVSLRMGRPRPGITVYLSSEAYDVASPRPVSLVV